Below is a window of Deltaproteobacteria bacterium DNA.
GATCCCAACACCCACTTGGAACTGACCATGATCCACGAAGTCATGATCCTTGATCACAGTGGCCCCGATCTGGCCGTGATCGAATTCGGATCGGCCGTGAAGTTCTGGGTTCTGGGCGCCCTTCTGATGAACGTGCTGGTCCAAGGGTTGCCCGTGGGTCAGGGGGCTGCGGCCGCGATAGGCCTCGGGATCATGTTCGGCCTGGCCCTGGCCGTGGGTGTCGTTGAGTCCACCATGGCCCGGCTCCGTTTGACCACCGTGCCGCGTCTCATTGCCATGGCTGTAAGCTGCGCGGTGCTGACCGTCATCCTGGTATGGATTTGATCATGACCACAGTTCTCGTCCAATCGCTGATGATCGGGCTCATTTTGGCCAATCTGGCCCTGCTGGCCTCGTCCCGGGTTCGCTCGCTGATCGTTCGAGTGGCCTTTCAAGGCATGATTCTGGGAGTCCTTCCCCTGGTGGCGGCCCACGGTCAGATCACCACCTACACCTGGGGATTCAGCCTGATGGTCTTCGGCCTGAAGGGCATCGCCTTTCCATGGCTGCTGATGTGGACCTTCAGGCGGGTCAAGCCTTCCCCGGAGATAGAGCCTCTGGTCGGGTACAACCTGACCATTCTGGCCGGATTGGCTGGTCTTCTGTTCGCCCTGTGGCTGCAGGGCGGCCTGCCCATGCCTGATCATGCCCTTTCGGATTTGGCCTTTGCCACCGCCTTCATGACTTCTTTGACCGGGTTCCTCCTGCTGGTGACCCGCAAAAAGGCCCTGACCCAGGTCATCGGCTATCTGGTGGCGGAAAACGGCATTTTTCTGTTCGGAGTGACCCTTTCGCCCCATGGGCCCCTGTGGATGGAGTTGTCGACCCTGCTCGACCTCTTCGTGGCTGTGTTCGTCATGGGCATCGCCATCCATCACATCAACCGCGAGTTCGATTCCATCGACATGGACAGCCTCTCATCCC
It encodes the following:
- a CDS encoding hydrogenase-4 component E — translated: MTTVLVQSLMIGLILANLALLASSRVRSLIVRVAFQGMILGVLPLVAAHGQITTYTWGFSLMVFGLKGIAFPWLLMWTFRRVKPSPEIEPLVGYNLTILAGLAGLLFALWLQGGLPMPDHALSDLAFATAFMTSLTGFLLLVTRKKALTQVIGYLVAENGIFLFGVTLSPHGPLWMELSTLLDLFVAVFVMGIAIHHINREFDSIDMDSLSSLKD